A single genomic interval of Candidatus Bipolaricaulis anaerobius harbors:
- a CDS encoding thermonuclease family protein, whose product MRRAGVLAFAGVLALAIIGVGEAEAPDPSRATITSRVLRVIDGDTVDIRGSQRVRLLGIDTPELGEPYSEEAIAFTKRLLLFKTVRLELDVKERDVYDRLLAYAYVETDEGWVMANLEIVRAGLARLLIIPPNGKYRAQFEAAQLEAMIHHRGLWGTVGEVLTVSELEARISEVVNQVVTVRLTVAAVLAAGNGRRVDPSETRFGFHLFLVATCPPVSLGPGTEILATGVVEYASLKDGPRILIEDPTQIVLATDVEAGSP is encoded by the coding sequence ATGAGGCGGGCTGGCGTCCTGGCTTTCGCGGGGGTGTTGGCCCTCGCCATCATCGGGGTGGGAGAGGCCGAGGCCCCCGATCCGAGCCGGGCGACGATCACGAGCCGCGTGCTCCGGGTCATCGACGGCGACACGGTGGACATCCGTGGGAGCCAGCGCGTTCGCCTGCTCGGCATTGACACCCCCGAGCTTGGGGAACCGTACTCGGAGGAGGCGATCGCGTTCACGAAGCGCCTTCTTCTCTTCAAGACCGTGCGCCTAGAGCTCGACGTGAAGGAGCGCGACGTCTACGATCGGCTCCTCGCCTATGCCTACGTCGAGACGGACGAGGGATGGGTGATGGCGAACCTCGAGATCGTGCGCGCTGGTTTGGCACGGCTCCTCATCATCCCCCCGAACGGGAAGTACCGCGCCCAGTTCGAGGCGGCGCAGCTCGAGGCGATGATCCACCATCGCGGCCTCTGGGGGACGGTGGGCGAGGTCCTCACGGTATCCGAGCTTGAGGCGAGGATCAGCGAGGTCGTGAATCAGGTCGTGACCGTGCGGCTCACGGTGGCCGCGGTGCTGGCCGCCGGGAATGGCCGGCGCGTTGATCCAAGTGAAACGAGGTTTGGGTTCCACCTCTTCCTCGTGGCGACGTGTCCGCCGGTCAGCCTTGGGCCGGGCACGGAGATCCTCGCTACGGGGGTGGTCGAGTACGCGTCGCTCAAAGACGGGCCGCGCATCCTGATCGAGGATCCAACCCAGATCGTTCTCGCAACGGACGTCGAGGCGGGTTCGCCTTAG